TAAAAAATACCCAAGCCCAGAAGCAATGAAACCAAGATAAAGCAAAATCCCCCAAGAAAAAGCACTTTTTGGTAAATTTGAGCTATCGCCAAGCAGTAAAAAAGCAGGCAAGGTGATCAAAACAGCTCCTAAGTGAAAATAGCCAAAAATTTGCCTTTGCTGAGTGATATTTTCTCTTTCAAGCAAGAGCTTATAGAGGCTTTGTCCGGCTCCAAAGCTTAAATTTGCCATTTGTATGAGAAAAAAGCCAAATAAAAAATGAGAGCTTAGTTCGCTAAATTTGATGATGACAGCTCCAAGCGTGCAAATTCCTATACTTACAAAATAAAGCGGTCTAAATCTTTTTGAACAAATATCATAAACAAGGGCTATATAAAAGGGCGTAAAGATCGTAAAAAGTGCGATTTCACTCACGCTAAGATAGGCAAAAGAATGATAATAAAACAAATACATAATGCCAATTTGCATCGCACCTATGCCCATGAGCTTGAGTTTGAGGCTAAATTTACAACCAAAATTTAAAAAGGGCAAAAAGACTAAAAAAGCCAAAAATACACGCATAAAGGCTGCAAAAAAGCTGTCCATTTGCCCGCTTATATAATATCCTATCAAAGGAAAGGAAAATGCCCATATAAAAGTAGCGATAATGAGATAAAACATTTGAAATAGTCTAAATTTTAGCTCATAAGGGCTTTATGCTCGACCATAATGCAAGCATTTTGAACGAAATTTAATCCGTCTTTTTTAGCCCTTAAAGCCACTTCATCATTTATAATGCCAAGTTGCAACCAAAGATTTTTAATGCCTTTTTTTAAAACGCTTTCATAAATTTCACTTGCAAACTCGCCCTTTCTAAAAAGCACTACGGTATCGATATTATCTTTGATTTCTTCTAAACTTCTATAAACCCTTCGTCCTAAAATTTCATCAAATTTAGGATACACAGGATAAATCACAAAGCCTTTTTCTTGCAAATACTTGCTCACATAGTGGCTTGGCTTACTCTCATCAGGGCTAAGCCCTATAACAGCTATATTTTTAGCGGTTTTTAGTATAGTTTCTTTCATTTGTTACTCCTTTATTGTGTTATTTTTCTTAAAAATACCCCACATTCAAGATGTGGAGTAAGGGCAAATTGATCAAAAAGTGCGAATTTAGCGATTTTGTGGCTTTTGCTAAGAGTTTTTAAATTTTCTTTAAGGCTTTGGGGATTGCAAGAAATATAGACGATATTTTCATATCTGCTTGCCAGCCTTAAAACCTGCTCATCAAGTCCGATTCTAGGGGGATCAACTAGGATATGAGAAAAATCAAACTCATCTAAATTTAAATGCTTCAAACGCTTAAATTCTCGCTTTTTTTCTAAAGCTTCACAAAGTTCAGCACTTGAAAGCCTTGCAAAATTGATATTTGAAATAGAATTTAACTCGCAGTTTTTAAGTGCAAAGCGTATGTTTTCTTTTGAAATTTCAGTTGCTAAAACCTTGTTAAAATGCCTTGCTAAGGGCAGGGTAAAATTGCCGTATCCGCAGTAAAGTTCGAGCAAATCAGCCTTTTTATCCTCTTTAATGCCTTGCAAAACCCATGAAATCATTTTTTCATTGATAAAGGTATTTGGCTGGATAAAACAATCATTATTAAACTCATAGAAGAAAAAATCCCCTAAAATTTCAAGCTCTTGAAGCAAATTTTCCTTACCAAAAACAAGCTTTTTGCCACGACTTCTAGCGATAAGATTAAGGTTTAAATTTTTGCTTAAATTTGCTAAATCCTTGCTTATCAAATCGACATTTTTATGATAAAGCAAGGTAACACTAAGTTCTTTTTTAGTGGCTAAAAACTCCACGCCAAAGAGCTTTTCTTTTAAATTTGTATTTTCATTTAGGGGCTTTAAAAGCCTTTTCATCAAGTCATTGATCTTAATATCTGCAAATTCCAAGCTTTCAAGGCAGTATTTTTTCTTTGTATTTTTATCAAACATTGCATAATTAAGATTTTTTTCATCATGATAAAAGCTAAGTTCAGCCCTTGTTCTAAAGTGTTTTAAAGGCGAAGCAAAGCATTCAAATTCGCCTTTAAAAAAGGGTGTGAAAAGCTCTTTTGCGAGGCTAATTTTATCTTTAAATTCAAGCAAATTTAGGTTCAACTTTTTTTCCGATCAATCTTAACAAAATGGCAATTAAAACAAAATTTAAAGGCAGGGTTATCCAAACACTAAGTCCCAAAGCTACCGGCACATAGCCTGCAAAAAGCGAGATCGCACAAATAAACAAAGCATAAGGGATTTGCGTTCTTACATGCTCCATATGATCGCATTTTGCACTCATTGAAGAAAGGATAACATTATCAGAAATTGGCGAGCAGTGGTTTCCAAAAATAGCCCCTGTTAAAACGCAGCTAATGTTAATCACCATGTATTCATGAAGTGCGTTTGTATCAAATCCATTAAGCTTTCCTATCTCAAAGGCAAGTGGCACGGCAAGTGGCATTAAAATGCCCATTGTTCCATAGCTTGTCCCAATGGCAAAAGAAATAGCTGAAGCAAAGGCAAAAATGGTCGCTGGCAAGACAAACTCAGGCACTCTTTCAGCCAAAAGCGAGGTGATAAAAAGCGAAGTTCCAAGCTCTTTAACTATGCTTGATAAGGACCAAGCAAAAAGGAGCAAAACGATAGTAAAAATCATCGTTTTCCACCCATAAATCCAAGTCTCAACCGCTTCTTTGATACCAAAAATTTTACGCCTTACACCCATAAAAATCGCCACAATAGCCGCAAATAGAGCCGCTTGAAAAAGCACTACCGAAGAATCAGCACTCCCAAAGGCTGATCTTATGGCTTCAAAAGAAAGAGGGCTTGCAAGGGCAAGCTCTTTTTCTGCACCCTCAAGCATGCTAAATCCGTTAAAATAGAAGCCAAGTATGGCTAAGATGATGAGTGTGAATATAGGGATTATCGCATCTATGGCACGGATTTTGATATTTTCTTTTGGGGCTAAAAACTGATCCTCAAGCTCGGCAGTGTCCAAATCTCCACTTTTTAAGATAGGAGCAACCTGTCCTGTGCTTCTTGCACGCACTTCAGCCTTATACATAGAGCCAAACTCACGCCCCATTATCGCTG
This genomic interval from Campylobacter sp. MIT 99-7217 contains the following:
- a CDS encoding Na+/H+ antiporter NhaC family protein, encoding MRFLFLLIVPLFSFANTPGENAELFGAFTLIPPLVAIVLAFITKDVILSLFMGVLSGTFLLALSKNILNATTIGLLNIYDTAVESFSKIISYMLHSMADSVNAGIILQILCIGGLVALITKMGGAKAIALSFAKRAKSALSAQINTWFLGLLIFFDDYANLLIVGPIMRPLADKFKISREKFAFIIDSTAAPVAGIAVISTWIGLEVSLIKTAYANIGIDNISAFGIFVETIPYRFYNIFMLFFVVMTAIMGREFGSMYKAEVRARSTGQVAPILKSGDLDTAELEDQFLAPKENIKIRAIDAIIPIFTLIILAILGFYFNGFSMLEGAEKELALASPLSFEAIRSAFGSADSSVVLFQAALFAAIVAIFMGVRRKIFGIKEAVETWIYGWKTMIFTIVLLLFAWSLSSIVKELGTSLFITSLLAERVPEFVLPATIFAFASAISFAIGTSYGTMGILMPLAVPLAFEIGKLNGFDTNALHEYMVINISCVLTGAIFGNHCSPISDNVILSSMSAKCDHMEHVRTQIPYALFICAISLFAGYVPVALGLSVWITLPLNFVLIAILLRLIGKKVEPKFA
- a CDS encoding EamA family transporter encodes the protein MFYLIIATFIWAFSFPLIGYYISGQMDSFFAAFMRVFLAFLVFLPFLNFGCKFSLKLKLMGIGAMQIGIMYLFYYHSFAYLSVSEIALFTIFTPFYIALVYDICSKRFRPLYFVSIGICTLGAVIIKFSELSSHFLFGFFLIQMANLSFGAGQSLYKLLLERENITQQRQIFGYFHLGAVLITLPAFLLLGDSSNLPKSAFSWGILLYLGFIASGLGYFLYNKGATKVDSGVLALMHNALIPAAILVNAVFWHIDFEYKRLILGSCIMVFSLWLHYKIIAFYEKKAQESS
- a CDS encoding CoA-binding protein translates to MKETILKTAKNIAVIGLSPDESKPSHYVSKYLQEKGFVIYPVYPKFDEILGRRVYRSLEEIKDNIDTVVLFRKGEFASEIYESVLKKGIKNLWLQLGIINDEVALRAKKDGLNFVQNACIMVEHKALMS
- the trmA gene encoding tRNA (uridine(54)-C5)-methyltransferase TrmA, yielding MNLNLLEFKDKISLAKELFTPFFKGEFECFASPLKHFRTRAELSFYHDEKNLNYAMFDKNTKKKYCLESLEFADIKINDLMKRLLKPLNENTNLKEKLFGVEFLATKKELSVTLLYHKNVDLISKDLANLSKNLNLNLIARSRGKKLVFGKENLLQELEILGDFFFYEFNNDCFIQPNTFINEKMISWVLQGIKEDKKADLLELYCGYGNFTLPLARHFNKVLATEISKENIRFALKNCELNSISNINFARLSSAELCEALEKKREFKRLKHLNLDEFDFSHILVDPPRIGLDEQVLRLASRYENIVYISCNPQSLKENLKTLSKSHKIAKFALFDQFALTPHLECGVFLRKITQ